From a single Cyclobacterium marinum DSM 745 genomic region:
- the fdhD gene encoding formate dehydrogenase accessory sulfurtransferase FdhD, giving the protein MEGTDSLVSLRKIYKYSKAEAGHLKDLLAVESPLQIRLEFEKNHEWHKKDLLVTMRSPGNDFDLALGFLFAEGIVESDRDILLMRYCQRVKPEEKGNVLIVKFVEGFKVDLKKLERNFYTNSSCGVCGKTAIDAVKCGNDVLPINHQWQINPETILSIPKNLLTSQTAFKYTGGLHAAALYDQNGNLLLLREDIGRHNALDKLIGACLKENIDLSKEKIVLLSGRVSYEMAQKAINAGIPVVLAFGPPTQLAVDLAQEKKMTLIGFLKEESFNIYSGEERIKIVGKKIF; this is encoded by the coding sequence ATGGAAGGGACAGATAGTCTGGTTAGTCTTAGAAAAATTTATAAATACAGTAAAGCTGAAGCAGGTCATTTGAAGGACCTCCTTGCAGTGGAATCTCCATTGCAAATCCGTTTAGAATTTGAAAAAAATCACGAATGGCATAAAAAAGATTTACTGGTAACCATGAGAAGTCCTGGAAATGATTTTGATTTGGCGCTGGGTTTTTTGTTTGCTGAAGGAATAGTAGAAAGCGACCGAGACATCCTCCTGATGCGGTATTGCCAGCGGGTAAAACCGGAAGAAAAAGGCAATGTTTTAATTGTAAAATTTGTGGAAGGATTCAAGGTTGATTTAAAAAAGCTTGAGCGAAATTTTTATACCAATTCAAGTTGTGGAGTTTGTGGCAAAACTGCTATTGACGCGGTAAAATGTGGCAATGATGTTTTGCCCATTAACCATCAATGGCAAATAAATCCGGAAACCATATTAAGTATCCCTAAGAACCTGCTCACCTCCCAAACTGCTTTCAAATACACCGGAGGTTTACATGCAGCAGCCTTATATGATCAAAATGGAAATCTATTATTGCTTAGAGAAGATATTGGCCGACACAATGCATTGGATAAACTAATTGGGGCATGCTTAAAAGAAAATATTGATTTAAGCAAGGAGAAAATTGTTTTGCTAAGTGGCCGGGTAAGCTATGAAATGGCACAAAAGGCCATCAATGCAGGCATTCCTGTAGTATTGGCCTTTGGCCCACCAACTCAATTGGCAGTTGATCTTGCTCAAGAAAAAAAGATGACCCTTATTGGATTTTTAAAAGAAGAAAGTTTTAATATTTATAGCGGAGAAGAAAGAATTAAAATAGTGGGTAAAAAAATATTTTAA
- a CDS encoding FdhF/YdeP family oxidoreductase, whose amino-acid sequence MQPKRKVKISTPAETAAGLKSIQTVAYRIWEETHIGKGVKTLFKLNQPEGLDCPSCAWPDPDAKDVSKIAEYCENGAKAIAWESSVNKIEASFFQQHSINDLLEKSDHWLEKQGRLTQPMVIREDQDHYSPISWKDAFNLLAEKLQALDHPDQAIFYTSGRTSNEAAFLYQCFVRQFGTNNLPDCSNMCHEASGKALTETVGIGKASVILNDIPKAELLIVMGQNPGTNAPRMLTAMEKLKQNGGKIVSVNPLPETGLLQFRNPQKPWGFIGKPTAIHDLHLQVKVNGDLPLLKALLKLLLEAEKLQPGKVFDQAFILEKTSGYQALISHLEQLNLKELIQETGVPESHVRELAEMLIAKKRIIIAWAMGITQHRNAENTIREIVNILLVKGSIGKAGAGTLPVRGHSNVQGDRTMGIWEKMPKSFMQRLGKVFDFQPPEKEGVHAVGAIHAMAEGKAKIFMGMGGNFALAAPDTAKVFDGLKQCTLTLHVSTKLNRSHLIHGKTALILPCLGRTESDISSLGPQFVTTEDTAGRVRMSHGDLEPVSPTLKSEVGIICDMARAVLGKSNTSDWEGMKENYDLIREKIEAVIPGFERYNENVRKIGGFYLPNGAREMKFNTPDRKAQLTINPLNPTRQPETPFILMTVRSHDQFNTSIYGYDDRYRGISNSREVVMMNTDDMKNYNCTAGDLVKLTSIFAGKKRVLEGFQVVPYNIPSGCLSVYFPEGNVLVALDNNSVESHCPASKYIEVFLEKLSDGRDR is encoded by the coding sequence ATGCAGCCTAAAAGAAAAGTGAAAATCAGTACACCTGCAGAGACAGCTGCAGGTTTAAAATCCATTCAGACCGTTGCCTATAGGATTTGGGAAGAAACCCATATTGGCAAGGGGGTGAAAACCTTATTTAAATTAAATCAACCCGAAGGATTGGACTGTCCCAGCTGTGCGTGGCCCGACCCTGATGCCAAAGACGTATCAAAAATTGCTGAATATTGTGAAAATGGAGCCAAAGCGATCGCTTGGGAAAGCAGTGTTAATAAAATTGAAGCTTCCTTTTTTCAACAACATAGCATCAATGATTTATTAGAAAAATCAGATCACTGGCTGGAAAAGCAAGGCAGATTAACACAACCTATGGTCATCAGAGAAGACCAAGATCACTATTCTCCCATTTCTTGGAAAGATGCTTTCAATTTATTGGCAGAAAAACTTCAAGCACTTGATCATCCTGATCAAGCCATATTCTACACTTCCGGTCGAACCAGCAATGAAGCGGCATTTTTGTACCAGTGTTTTGTCCGACAATTTGGCACCAATAACCTTCCTGATTGTTCAAATATGTGTCATGAAGCATCCGGAAAGGCATTGACTGAAACCGTTGGCATAGGTAAAGCCTCTGTGATTTTAAATGATATCCCCAAAGCAGAATTATTGATAGTTATGGGGCAAAACCCTGGAACCAATGCGCCTAGAATGCTTACTGCGATGGAGAAGCTAAAGCAAAATGGAGGCAAGATTGTTTCAGTGAACCCACTGCCCGAAACAGGTTTACTTCAATTTCGCAATCCGCAAAAACCTTGGGGATTTATAGGAAAACCTACAGCTATCCATGACTTGCACTTACAAGTAAAGGTAAATGGTGATTTACCTTTACTAAAGGCTTTGTTAAAATTGCTGCTGGAGGCAGAAAAACTTCAACCGGGAAAGGTTTTTGACCAAGCCTTTATTCTAGAAAAAACCAGTGGTTACCAAGCACTTATATCACACCTTGAACAATTAAATCTAAAGGAATTGATTCAAGAGACCGGCGTTCCGGAATCACATGTCAGAGAATTGGCCGAGATGCTTATAGCGAAAAAACGCATTATTATCGCTTGGGCAATGGGCATTACTCAACATCGGAATGCTGAAAATACTATAAGGGAAATTGTCAATATTTTATTGGTCAAAGGTTCTATAGGTAAAGCCGGGGCAGGCACTTTACCAGTAAGAGGACACAGCAACGTACAAGGAGACCGAACAATGGGGATCTGGGAAAAAATGCCTAAAAGTTTTATGCAGCGATTGGGAAAAGTATTTGATTTTCAGCCACCTGAAAAAGAAGGAGTTCATGCTGTCGGGGCCATTCATGCCATGGCTGAAGGTAAAGCCAAAATCTTTATGGGAATGGGTGGAAATTTCGCTTTGGCTGCCCCTGATACAGCTAAGGTTTTTGATGGCCTAAAGCAATGTACACTTACCCTACATGTCTCCACCAAACTTAATAGGAGTCACTTGATTCATGGCAAAACAGCCTTGATCTTACCCTGTCTTGGGAGAACAGAAAGTGACATCAGTAGCCTTGGTCCTCAGTTTGTAACTACAGAAGATACTGCAGGAAGAGTTAGAATGTCACATGGTGACCTTGAACCCGTTTCTCCCACGTTAAAAAGTGAAGTCGGTATTATTTGCGACATGGCCAGAGCAGTATTGGGCAAGTCTAATACCTCAGATTGGGAAGGGATGAAAGAAAATTACGACTTAATTAGAGAAAAAATAGAAGCTGTTATTCCCGGCTTTGAAAGGTATAACGAAAATGTGAGGAAAATAGGAGGCTTTTATTTACCCAACGGAGCAAGGGAAATGAAATTTAATACGCCGGATAGAAAGGCTCAATTAACTATTAATCCACTTAATCCAACCAGGCAACCGGAAACACCTTTTATTCTTATGACAGTTCGAAGTCATGACCAATTCAATACTTCAATTTACGGTTATGATGACCGATATAGGGGGATTAGCAATAGCCGTGAAGTGGTCATGATGAATACGGACGACATGAAAAATTATAATTGTACAGCCGGAGACCTAGTGAAACTTACCAGTATTTTTGCAGGTAAAAAACGTGTACTTGAAGGTTTTCAAGTAGTTCCTTATAATATTCCCTCGGGTTGTCTTTCTGTTTATTTCCCCGAGGGGAATGTGTTAGTGGCTTTGGATAACAATTCAGTGGAAAGTCACTGCCCTGCATCAAAATATATAGAAGTATTTTTAGAAAAATTGAGTGATGGAAGGGACAGATAG
- a CDS encoding sulfatase → MTPKLFPAICCAIICFLQSYGLEAQEKKPYNILFFAIDDLRPELGVYGNNIIHTPNLDAIGKNGTVFENHYVQVPTCGASRSSILTGMLPSTREHLSNSAIANMMADAPEGEKPESFVHHLKRNGYYTVGIGKISHSVDGLVYGYEASPEGAKSEMPYSWDEMLFNPGKWGTGWNAFFGYADGSNRQGKKKQVKPYEAADVTDEGYPDGLSTQLAIEKLKELAGKEEPFFMGLGLFKPHLPFTSPKKYWDLYKREDIPLSTAPNLPENVSMSSLQASGEFNQYALGEEKAGLDHQLSDEYARKLKHAYYAAVSYSDALVGKVMDELEALGLADNTIVVVWGDHGWHLGDHRVWGKHTIFETAVRSPLIIKVPGYKPQRISSEMPVSSIDLYPTLMELTNIPTNFSLDGQSLVPLLQNGSDQNREALAFSYFRNGISMRTEKYRIMKYFRE, encoded by the coding sequence ATGACACCAAAACTGTTTCCGGCAATCTGCTGTGCTATAATTTGTTTTCTTCAGTCTTATGGGCTAGAAGCCCAAGAAAAAAAACCTTATAATATTTTATTTTTTGCCATTGATGATCTCCGACCTGAACTGGGAGTATATGGTAACAACATTATCCATACGCCCAATTTAGATGCCATAGGTAAGAACGGAACTGTTTTTGAAAATCACTATGTCCAAGTACCGACATGCGGAGCCTCTCGTAGCAGTATATTGACAGGAATGCTACCCAGTACCCGTGAGCACTTGAGCAACTCTGCTATTGCAAATATGATGGCAGACGCTCCCGAGGGAGAAAAACCGGAGAGCTTTGTTCATCATTTGAAAAGAAACGGGTACTATACTGTGGGGATAGGAAAAATTAGCCATTCAGTAGATGGTCTTGTTTATGGGTATGAAGCGAGTCCTGAAGGGGCAAAATCTGAAATGCCCTATAGCTGGGATGAAATGCTATTCAATCCCGGTAAATGGGGTACCGGTTGGAATGCTTTTTTTGGATATGCGGATGGATCAAATAGGCAAGGGAAAAAGAAACAAGTGAAACCCTACGAAGCAGCCGATGTTACGGATGAGGGGTATCCGGATGGGCTTTCCACACAATTGGCGATAGAGAAATTAAAAGAATTGGCAGGTAAAGAAGAGCCTTTCTTTATGGGCTTAGGTTTATTTAAACCCCATTTGCCTTTTACCTCCCCAAAGAAATATTGGGATTTATATAAGAGGGAAGACATACCTTTGTCCACTGCCCCCAATTTACCTGAAAATGTTTCAATGAGTAGTTTACAGGCTAGTGGAGAATTCAATCAATACGCTTTGGGAGAGGAAAAAGCCGGATTGGATCACCAGTTGTCGGATGAATATGCTCGAAAGCTCAAACATGCTTATTATGCAGCAGTGAGTTACAGCGATGCGTTGGTAGGGAAAGTTATGGATGAGCTGGAAGCTTTGGGCTTAGCAGACAACACCATTGTGGTGGTGTGGGGAGATCATGGATGGCATTTAGGTGACCATCGGGTTTGGGGAAAGCATACCATTTTTGAAACAGCCGTAAGAAGTCCATTGATAATTAAAGTTCCGGGATACAAGCCTCAAAGAATTTCTTCTGAAATGCCGGTAAGTAGTATTGATTTGTATCCAACACTAATGGAGCTTACCAATATCCCGACCAATTTTTCTTTGGATGGACAAAGCTTAGTTCCTCTGTTACAAAATGGTAGTGATCAAAATAGAGAAGCATTGGCTTTCAGTTATTTCAGAAATGGAATTTCGATGCGAACAGAAAAGTACCGCATAATGAAATATTTTAGAGAGTAA
- a CDS encoding arylsulfatase encodes MKIKTYKLPLMAAISAVLLLGISSCSNGSSNNAPTQRPNIIYILADDLGYGDLSFLGQTKFSTPNIDKLAANGMVFTQHYSGATVCAPSRSALMTGMHTGHTQVRGNRGLNDGQFPLAAGSQTLAGVLKKAGYTTGAFGKWGLGYPGSSGAPLNQGFDVFFGFNSQTIAHNYYPRELWDNDKIISLEGNQGTEQGQYAPNLIQEKRLEFIEANKDTSFFMFVPTIIPHAELFAPEEYMEKFLTKTNPEPPYQYESKLGPETFYKGVDDPEHPRYKVGGYGSQAYPHAAFAAMVTLLDDHVGEIVAKLDELNILENTVIVFTSDNGPHLEGGADPDFFNSNGPFQGYKRDLLEGGIHVPMILSWPAKVKKGSQTDHISAFWDILPTFSALVDEELEEPIDGISFLPTLLGEGGQPTHSHLYWEFHEKGGKQAVRKGKWKGIKRDVFKGNETILLYNLEEDPGETTDLAQDHPDVVKEIKLLMEKSRVEDPEWPFDAKIK; translated from the coding sequence ATGAAGATTAAAACATATAAGCTTCCACTAATGGCTGCCATTTCAGCAGTGCTTTTGTTGGGGATTTCTTCCTGTAGCAATGGTTCAAGCAATAACGCTCCCACTCAAAGGCCTAACATCATTTATATTCTGGCAGATGATCTTGGGTATGGTGATTTGAGTTTTCTTGGGCAGACAAAGTTCAGCACCCCAAATATTGACAAGTTGGCTGCGAATGGGATGGTATTTACACAGCATTATTCAGGAGCGACAGTTTGTGCACCATCCAGATCGGCTTTGATGACTGGAATGCATACCGGGCATACGCAAGTAAGAGGAAATAGAGGCTTGAATGATGGGCAATTTCCCTTAGCAGCAGGCTCACAAACCTTGGCAGGAGTTTTGAAAAAAGCCGGGTATACTACCGGGGCATTTGGTAAATGGGGATTAGGATATCCGGGATCTTCAGGCGCTCCGCTAAATCAGGGATTTGATGTTTTCTTTGGGTTCAATAGCCAGACCATCGCTCATAATTATTATCCTAGAGAGTTATGGGACAATGATAAAATTATAAGCTTGGAAGGAAATCAAGGCACAGAGCAGGGACAATATGCGCCTAATCTTATTCAGGAAAAGCGGTTGGAATTTATAGAAGCTAATAAGGATACGAGTTTTTTTATGTTTGTTCCCACGATTATTCCTCATGCAGAACTTTTTGCTCCGGAGGAGTATATGGAAAAATTTCTAACCAAAACCAATCCTGAACCACCCTACCAGTATGAAAGTAAATTGGGTCCTGAGACTTTTTATAAGGGTGTCGATGATCCTGAACACCCCCGATATAAGGTAGGTGGATACGGTTCACAAGCCTACCCACATGCCGCCTTTGCAGCAATGGTAACTCTTCTTGATGATCATGTTGGAGAAATTGTTGCTAAATTGGATGAGTTGAATATTTTAGAAAATACGGTGATTGTATTTACTTCCGACAATGGCCCACATCTTGAAGGAGGAGCAGACCCTGATTTTTTCAATAGTAACGGACCTTTTCAAGGGTATAAGCGAGACTTATTGGAAGGAGGGATTCATGTTCCGATGATATTGAGCTGGCCGGCCAAAGTTAAAAAAGGAAGTCAGACAGACCATATTAGTGCATTTTGGGATATTTTACCCACTTTTTCTGCTTTGGTAGATGAGGAATTGGAAGAGCCTATTGATGGTATATCCTTTTTACCTACCCTTTTGGGTGAAGGTGGACAGCCGACACATTCTCACCTATATTGGGAGTTTCATGAAAAAGGTGGTAAACAAGCTGTACGTAAAGGTAAATGGAAAGGCATCAAGAGGGATGTGTTCAAGGGCAATGAAACCATTCTCTTGTATAACCTAGAGGAGGATCCCGGTGAAACCACAGACCTGGCTCAAGACCATCCTGATGTGGTCAAAGAAATTAAGCTTTTAATGGAAAAAAGCAGAGTTGAGGATCCGGAATGGCCATTTGACGCGAAAATAAAATAA
- a CDS encoding pyrroloquinoline quinone-dependent dehydrogenase, with product MLRTISSGFILIGLFGLLSCSEKTDQSESKNYQSWEHYRATKTAAQFSGLEQINKENVHLLEPAWTYHTGDAKERTPMECNPMIIGKVMYVSSPQLDLIALDAEKGTELWRFDPEKYGQSGGVNRGFFHYRAGDHVRIFMAVGYYLFAVDAQTGELVPDFAEQGKLDLRKNLGVDPETLSISMSTPGIVFEDLIILGSATGEGYDASPGHIRAYNAKTGAFEWVFYTIPKEGELGHDTWKWQDGENYGGANNWGGMSLDEELGWVYVSTGSPAYDFYGGNRLGENLFGNSILALDAKTGERKWHYQAVTHDIWDYDLACAATLVNIPSGNGMVKALVQPTKMGELIILNRLTGEPLMAMEERNVPPSYVPGEVAHPTQKFDQGITVTRQGLDSTMLTDISKEANIYVKEEFKKYRNKGLYTPPSLEGTLTFPATRGGMIWGGASYDPDNHMLYVNANEIPMILQVRNIAEKVGQEGEPSKHPGRSTYLSNCSNCHGAELQGLDDAFPSLRGLKDRHTRETLTKIITHGNGLMPAFQGFEENKLKALIDFLLEEKPTSDPIHEIKEEKGPSERYVLQGFRIFTDEEGFPGSKPPWGTLNAIDLKTKTIKWKVPLGEYPKLKERGVPATGTQNFGGCVATAGGLVFMGGTPDEMFRAFDVATGEILWEYKLPFGGYAVPAVYEVSGKQYVVIAAGGANRLGTPAGDAYVAFALPEM from the coding sequence ATGTTAAGGACAATCAGTAGTGGGTTTATTTTAATTGGTCTTTTTGGGTTATTGTCCTGTTCAGAAAAAACAGACCAATCGGAATCTAAAAATTACCAAAGCTGGGAACATTACCGTGCAACCAAAACAGCTGCTCAGTTTTCCGGATTGGAGCAAATAAACAAGGAAAATGTTCATTTGCTTGAGCCGGCTTGGACCTACCATACAGGTGATGCAAAAGAAAGAACTCCCATGGAGTGCAATCCAATGATTATTGGAAAGGTGATGTATGTTAGTTCTCCTCAACTTGACCTCATTGCATTGGATGCCGAGAAAGGAACAGAACTTTGGCGCTTTGACCCGGAAAAATATGGTCAATCGGGAGGAGTTAACAGAGGTTTTTTTCATTACAGAGCAGGCGATCATGTTCGGATTTTTATGGCTGTTGGTTATTATCTATTTGCTGTAGATGCCCAAACGGGTGAATTGGTACCAGATTTTGCAGAGCAAGGGAAACTTGATTTGCGTAAGAATTTAGGAGTCGATCCCGAAACTTTATCAATTTCCATGAGCACACCGGGAATTGTATTTGAAGACCTGATTATTCTTGGTTCGGCCACGGGAGAGGGTTATGATGCATCACCCGGGCATATTAGGGCTTATAATGCTAAAACAGGTGCATTTGAATGGGTATTTTATACCATACCTAAAGAAGGTGAGTTGGGGCATGACACATGGAAATGGCAGGATGGAGAAAATTATGGTGGGGCCAATAATTGGGGAGGTATGAGCTTGGACGAAGAATTGGGATGGGTTTATGTATCTACTGGTTCTCCGGCATATGATTTTTATGGGGGGAATAGGTTAGGAGAAAATCTTTTTGGAAATTCGATTCTTGCCCTGGATGCAAAAACAGGCGAAAGAAAGTGGCATTACCAGGCGGTTACCCATGATATTTGGGATTATGATCTGGCCTGTGCCGCTACATTAGTCAATATACCTTCTGGAAATGGAATGGTGAAAGCATTGGTACAACCTACTAAAATGGGAGAATTAATTATTCTTAATAGGTTGACTGGAGAGCCATTGATGGCTATGGAAGAAAGAAATGTTCCTCCTTCGTATGTTCCCGGAGAAGTAGCTCACCCCACTCAGAAATTTGATCAAGGAATTACTGTAACTCGGCAAGGCTTGGACAGTACCATGCTCACCGATATTTCCAAAGAAGCCAATATCTATGTCAAGGAGGAATTTAAAAAATACAGAAATAAAGGTTTGTATACTCCGCCAAGTTTAGAAGGGACACTCACCTTCCCGGCTACGAGAGGAGGGATGATTTGGGGAGGAGCTTCCTATGATCCGGACAACCATATGCTTTATGTAAACGCCAATGAAATCCCTATGATCCTGCAAGTTCGGAACATTGCAGAAAAGGTAGGTCAAGAGGGAGAGCCTTCCAAGCATCCTGGTAGGAGTACCTATTTATCCAACTGTTCCAATTGTCATGGAGCAGAACTTCAAGGTTTAGATGATGCATTTCCCTCATTGAGGGGATTAAAGGACAGACACACAAGAGAAACATTAACTAAAATTATTACCCATGGAAATGGATTGATGCCCGCTTTTCAAGGATTTGAAGAAAATAAATTAAAAGCCTTGATAGACTTTCTGCTTGAGGAAAAGCCAACTTCAGATCCCATTCATGAGATCAAAGAAGAGAAGGGCCCCAGTGAACGCTATGTTTTGCAGGGATTTAGGATTTTTACCGATGAGGAAGGTTTTCCCGGGAGTAAGCCTCCTTGGGGGACATTGAATGCAATTGATCTCAAAACGAAAACCATAAAATGGAAAGTTCCCTTAGGTGAATATCCGAAATTGAAAGAAAGAGGAGTGCCTGCCACGGGTACACAGAACTTTGGTGGCTGTGTTGCCACTGCCGGAGGTTTGGTGTTTATGGGAGGAACTCCCGATGAAATGTTTAGGGCTTTTGATGTGGCGACAGGAGAAATTTTATGGGAATACAAGCTCCCTTTTGGGGGGTATGCT